Sequence from the Fodinibius saliphilus genome:
AACGAGGTTTCTGACGCTATCCAGAAAGGATTTGATAATGCAAAAAAGAACTTGATTAAAGTTCCAATGACCAAGACCGGTAGCATTTACCATACTATTACCGGAAAAGAGGGAGCTGGCGAAGTATTGCTACGCCCTGCCTCTGAGGGTACTGGTGTAATTGCTGGTGGACCGGTGAAAGCATTATTGGATATTGCAGGACTTCAGAATATTTTGACGAAGTCTGTTGGATCTTCGAATCCGCATAATATGGTGAAGGCAACATATAATGGGTTGAAGAATCTTACAGACCCACTTGAAGTTGCTGAACGACGAGGTATTTCGTTGAATAAAGTATTTGAAGGATAACAGTTTTAAAGAACGTAAGGGAAAACACCATGGATTTAAGTAATTTAAATGCCCCCGAACCAAATAAGAAAAAGGCCAAGCGTATTGGTCGTGGACAAGGTTCAGGCAGAGGAGGCCACACTGTAGGAAGAGGCCATAACGGTCAA
This genomic interval carries:
- the rpsE gene encoding 30S ribosomal protein S5; protein product: MPKIRRRHNVAPKNLNLEEKLVHINRVSKVVKGGRRFSFNAIVVVGNKDGVVGHGLGKANEVSDAIQKGFDNAKKNLIKVPMTKTGSIYHTITGKEGAGEVLLRPASEGTGVIAGGPVKALLDIAGLQNILTKSVGSSNPHNMVKATYNGLKNLTDPLEVAERRGISLNKVFEG